tcgatcgcccattttgccattcttctggaggtgtcagcccggtgcaaaaccgccttgatcggttgatcagtgagtagcgtcacggtgtgcccttgaaagtagggtcggagcctccgagctgcaaccaacaaggcgtaggtcaatttttctaatttggtgtacctggtctcggcgtccctcaagcgcggctaatgtagtagactggtcgctggactttcatttcttctttgacaaggacggccgcgagggccatgggagagaccgctaggtataaaaatagtttctccccaggttcaggctttgccaacagcgggggtgagctaaggtagcttcttaactcttcgaacgcctgttggcattcagaggtccaacagaagttcttcggctgcttgagggtttgaaagaagggcaagcaccgttcggccgacctcgcaacgaagcgattaagagccgctatcctccctgtgaggcgctgaacctctttgatcgactttggggcggtcatctcctggatggcgcgaattttctctggattggcctcaatccccaccctgataccatgaagcccagaaactttcctgaggttactccgaaagtgcatttagttgggttcagcttcattctatactttcggagagcgtcaaaggtctcctcgaggtcggcgacatgatttctggaagacttgctttttatgagcatatcgtccacgtagacctccatgtttcggccgatctgctctttgaagattttgttcaccaaccattggtaggttgcgcctgcattcttgaggccgaaaggcatgaccctgtaacagtaaaggccgcgattagtgatgaaagctgtcttttctttatcttcagacgccattctaatttgattatagccggagaacgcatccataaaggtgaggagctcatggcctgaggtcgcgtccaccagttggtcgattctgggaagggggtagctgtcctttggacaagccttattcagctttttgaagtctatgcacatcctccacttgccgtttgcttttttgaccagaacaacattgaaaatccaatcaggataattgacttccttaatgaatctggccttgaggagcttatccacttcctcggctatcgccttctgcctctccggggtatgactccagattttttctttcgtcggtcgatgctttggatcgacggccagatgatgctccatgacttccgtgtcaatccccggcatgtctgctggaacccaagtgaaaacgtccgcattctttcgtagaaaatcaataagacgcgtccgcacctcctcccccaggttggagccaattagcgccacatgctccgtgttcccatcattcaaagggattggtaccagatcttcgattgggccgcccctttcttcggtgaggtcatcgcgagcatctagtccatcgatgggacaggggtcagcctgttcgcttctttgcaaggcgatgttgtagcagtgtctggccagggcttggtctccccggacctctccgatcctctggttggtggggaacttcaacttcaaatggtaggtcgaaacgacagctcggagagcattgaggccgggtcggccaaggattgcattgtaggcggatggcgccttcaccaccaagaaattcaccagagccctggattgctttggatattgacccgcggccacagtcaaagctatcattccttccgtcggaatggcgtcaccattaaaccctaccaggggagagcaaatcggcctcagatgaccgccaagagcggacattcttgaaaagcatcgtagaacaagatgtcggccgaactttcattgtcgacaagaatgcgacggacgtcgtaatttgctatattcaaggaaactacgactgcatcattatgagggaattggactccctgggtgtcttcttcggtaaaggttatgggttcttcaaccttttgccgcttgggggatatagatggtatgttggttgcctcccgctgggatccctccgaaatggtgttgacggaatccgatagaggccgatcgtccggccactccttgtcggcgaccataaccggaggtagttgtgcgaatgcctcgcgagaaggcatcagatgaggaaaggaggagtgggtgccggataagatgaccggaggtggatccgttgagcgctcctttaagaacaagggtattgcaaagacacagcccttcctctagcgccaatcctgttggtgcaaaaatccgcttgcaccggagaagctggagtcgaggaagtcgcagtcgccgccgggacctgcaaaggaagtctaaaccggaggtggggttgctccggcaagaccctccaacgctcaagtcagttctctacctcaacaagaatggagtgctcgaacggagaatttagcagagtttttagatgaaagatgaaagcttattgaataacgtatctggagcccccttttataggcggagggggcagtagcctgacagcgacatctgtaaccgtctggcagtgggctgcccagggtcaggcggagtttgctgcgaagagtagtggagtggacccgtggctatcaccggggtgtgccacgtggagtctgtcgcggggagtggagcggcatctgttgtcgcgacttgccagcggatgggagaatcgcacggtatccatcgcaggaagtggagcaggatcgtggccgttattgtggcctgccagggagtagtggagctgcgcgagatccgtcgtaggaagtggagcagtgctatgATCGTGactgcggtctgtcagggagtgatggagctacgcaaaatccgtcgtaggaagtggagcagagctgtgaccgttactgcggcctgtcagagagtgatggagctgcacggaatccgccgcaggaagtggagcaggatcgtggccattattgtggcctgccagggagtgcagatccgtcggctgaagtttgacagcggtcggagctgatgacggagtctggctcccgtaggagtccgggcggagtcctccttgcggttggagttgtgggcagagcccgactcccgtgggagtccgggcggagtccgctcggagttgaagtcgcgggcggagcccggctcccgtaggagtcgggcggagtcccctgcaatcaaaatcaggtgcgaagtccggctcccgtaggagtccggatggatcttactggcagtcgaagttggcgacggagcccggctcccgtgggagtccgggcgggtcccccttgaggtcggagtcgtgggcggagtctggctcccgtgggagtccgggcggagtcctctcggagttgaagtcgcgggcggagccggctcctgtaggagtccgggcgagtcccctgcaatcaaaatcagatgcgaagtccggctcccgtaagagtccgggcggagtctacttgcggttgaagttgtcggcggagtccggctcccgtaggagtccggacgaagtctgtctgcagccgttggagtcgaggacgaagcccggctcccgtaggagtccgggcggagtcttcctgcaattaaagttaaaaacgaagtccggctcctgtaggagtccggacaaggcttaccagcagttgatgttgaggacggagcccggctcccgtaggagttcgggcggagtctacttgcggttgaagttgtcggtggagtccggctcccgtaggagtccggacgaagtctgtctgcagccgttggagtcgaggacgaagcccggctcccataggagtccggacggagtcttcctgcaattaaagtcaaaggcgaagttggctcccgtaggagtccggacaaggcttaccggtagttgatgttgaggacggagcccggctcccgtaggagttcgggcgagtctacttgcggttgaagttgtcgacggagtccggctcccgtaggagtccggacgaagtctgtctgcagccattggagtcgaggatgaagcccggctcccgtaggagtccgggcggagtcttcctgcaattaaagtcaaaggcgaagtctggctcccgtaggagtccggacaaggcttatcggcagttgatgttgaggacggagcccggctcccgtaggagttcggacggagtctacttgcggttgaagttgtcggcggagtccggctcccgtaggagtccggacgaagtctgtctgcagccgttggagtcgaggacgaagcccgactcccgtaggagtccgggcggagtcttcctgcaattaaagtaaaggcgaagtccggctcccgtaggagtccggacaaggcttaccagcagttgatgttgaggacggagcccggctcccgtaggagttcgggcggagtcttcctgcaattaaagtcaggtgcggagtccggctcccgtaggagcccggacggatcttaccggcggttgacgttggtgacgaagcccggctcccgtagaagtctgggcggagtcccccttgaggttggagtcgtgggcggagcccggctcccgtaggagtccggtcggagtcctcctggagctgattctgctgaggacttcggctgtgggtattttatacccaacacctcccCTTTATAGGTGATTCGTGTCTAATAGTTGAGTACATGGGGTTCCGCTTATTACGACACTAAAGGACAGTTAATCCTTATATTGGGCTATAATCATGGAGCTAGTGGATAGTTTATGCCCACTAACGGTCGTGGTATGTAGTTGGTGGTTGATGATTCTGATATACCGACCGGCTATCGGTTTCTCTTATTTTATATCAAGGGATCATCAATAGTACAGTGTATCGAATTATTTGGATGGATTGCCGCTTTGGAAGATGGTCGGGAGTTATTGATAGGCATTTGGCTTATCGATGGGCAGTAGGTCATTTTTCGTATTCTATGATGTCAATAGGATGTTGGGATGACGAATTCTATAGATGCTACAGTCAAATCAGTAATTTTTATGACGGTTTTGTTTGGATGACTAATTGAATCTTTTGATCTAACATCCGTGGCTGACATGGAATCGGAGGACCTAACACAAATCGGAAGGAACCTGGTTACCCCaatagatataaaaaatattaaagtttAAATAGATTCGGTCCGTAGTCGGAAATGAATACCATTAAGACGTGAAGTTGGACCACGATCGATTTTATTTGTTatccttcaaaaatatttttaaatgatatattaattttataaaaatttagaagctATTTCAGTTCGGCGCATATTCATCTTTGGTTCAAACCCTTTTAAAAAAAATGTCAGGTAcagcgggaaaaaaaaaaaaaaaaaacttcaacaTCGATGTTGCTGCGTGATTTAGATGACTGCTGAAAAGCTGTTATTTGGTATCATGTACCCCACGTGAATCTCCAAGCGCATGGCAGTCAAACCCCGGAACAGACAACTTTTTTCAGACGCCCATCAGAGCCAATCCGCGTGCTAGCAAAATAGAATGCTCTTATCTATATCAAACTACAAACTTTACGTAATCCAATTacccaaaaaggaaaaaaaaaaaaaaaaaaactatagggAATTCAAGATCCAAATGAACCTTGGGGTGCTTTGCCCTCTCCTAATGTTCCTTATCATATGACCCTTCTTGTAATCCTTTCATTCCCGAaacctctctttctcactttcatGCAGCTCCATTAAAACACCTTCCCCAGTTGACCCCACCTTCACTCACATGGCCTATTAATGCTCTCTTAAACCCCACAccaccccaccccccccccacccccccgggCTCTCCCTCTCCCTCGGGGGTCAATCCTCTTCCCTCTTTCTTAAAGCCGGGCCTTCTTCCCTGTCCCCTCCCATCTCTCATTAGATCACACCTACCCAAGCTctatctctctctccccctctcgatGTCTTCTCGCCTGAGAAAGGTTCCGGTCCGCCACCCGGTGGTGGTAGACATCGGGTGCAACTGCCGGCGGCCAAAGCTTTCCCTTCTCTTCTCCTCAAACTCCCGTTCCAAAGCCAAAGCTACTCTCACAGACTCCTTCTctcccaccaccaccaccaccacttcCTTCACCGCTGCCACCTTCACCGCCACCACCGACACCTCCGCATGCGAGGACACGGCATTGCCGGCCAACTTGAGCTCCGCTGCCGTGAGCCCGGAGAAGGGCGGGCGGGGGACAAGGAGGAAGAAAGGCAGGGTGGCAAGGGAGAGCGTGGCAGTGGTGAAGGAGTCGGTGGAGCCGTACGCCGACTTCCGGGAGTCGATGTTCCAGATGATAGTAGACAAGGAGATATACGCCTGGGAGGACCTCAACGACCTCCTCCACCGCTTCCTCGCCCTCAACTCCCCCCGCCACCACCACCTCATCCTCCGCGCCTTCACCGACCTATGGAGCGGGGTATTCGCACCTCCATCCACCTCTCTCCTTTCTAACCGCTGACCGGACTTCACCACCGGGCGTCTAAGCTAGCCGTTGGTGGTGCTCACGGGGTCGTAGACTTTGGATTCCTTCTTGTAGGTGCGAATATGTGAATGTTTGGGGTTTGGCATAACGTAGCGGATGGTGTATATTGTAATGATGGTAGGAAAATGGTAGGACCGTTGTTTGGCTTGGCGTGgacgatgatgatgatgatgggcaTTTGAGGGGGCGGGGGTGCTGGCGATGCGTTTTTTGTTTTTAATTCAGCCCTGAACGATATTTAGTATCGCTTCACTTGCGGAAATCAGTGATGTTATTTATTTTATACAGTGTTGTGTGTGGCCTTAAAGAATGGGCCTTACTTTCATGATACCTCTGACTGGATCCCCCTCTCTTTCGCGCACGCGCGCGCGGGCGCGCTCTCCCTccacccccctccctctctctctcccgcgCGGGCGCGCTCTCCACCCACCCCCCCAcccccaatctctctctctcccgcgCTGTCCCGCGCGCGCGCGAACACACAGCTCCGCCTTGATATCCGAAGGTTAACCCATgagcctgtttttttttttttggataaaaatttatctcaatctatatttttttaaataaatattttttaattaatatttagataaaaaaataatttatttatatttttttatttatttaaaaataatttaaaaatctgACACTCATATTTTTTTACATTACTAGTTTCCAAGATAGCTTGCTAAGATCTCTTCATATTTTTCATGATACTCTttactatataaatattattatatataataataaaatatattatattataatataatttattaatatattatattaatatcttatactaatataatataatatatattatacaatattattatatataaaaatattatattattatataatattatataaatattattattatataataatataatataatataataatatgttatattattattataatatattatagtataatataatatattatattatgtaatatcttatattaatataatataatatatattattatatataataatatatgttGATGTAGAAATCTATCTGGAGGTCAAATCGACAGGAGTTGGACGGCAACGGCAGGTCGGCGATGATCGAACGGCAGGGGTAgaatttgcaagaaaaatttcTGATCATAGGTGGCTCCGAtggggatccttcgatgctcaaatcaaaattggcaacaaaaagaaaagagtgaGAATATAGGGAGAGAGGAGATTTCATACCTTGGGGGTCCCTATGGACTTTTATTTATAGGTAGAGGCATAagaaagaaggaggatcagataGTTATTTTCGACTTATCAAGCGAGATTTGGTCATTTCCTTTCCTTATGTGAAAAGATTTATCTATTATTTCTTCCTTATCTGCCTACCGTTGGCAATTTTGGTGGTCATGAGAGTCAACCTTTTCTTTGTATATTCCATATCTTCGATCAATACAAAATCACCCCAATATAAGCCCCCTACTCTCGAGTATGAATcagaattggattagatgaaaagAGTACTTTAGAATTGCCGAAGACTTGCCAAGAAAGTTTTTACTCACGTGGCATCTTTTGCTCCAGTTGCTCAGGTATAGGGTTGATGTTGTCGTGACTTTGCTCCACTTGTCCGAGGGCAAGGAGTGCAATAGTAGGCCATTGGCTTGCTGATGAGTGAGGGGCATGGGCCATTGACTTGTTGAAGAGCATGGGGTCTTTTTTGTGAGCTGTTGACTCGATAAAGAGAGAGAGGAGCCTTTTTCATGTGCCATTGACTCATCGAAGAGTGAGGGGCCTTTTTTGTAGGCTGTTGACTTGCTGAAGAGTGAGGAGCCTCGGCCATTGACTCTCTAAAAAGTGAGGGGCATTCTGATTTTTCAAGTTAAGCCAAGCTTTAAAGTAACAAATGTTAGAGTTGTATTATCCTATTTTAGCCAATTTATTTTACTTTTAGCCTCCGAGAGCTTGGTTTTATAGGGTTGGAGTTTGGAGATCGACCTTTGGAGGGTCAACTTCAGGATCCCGACTTTCGAAAAGTCGGTGATCTTGGTTTGTTCTTCATTATGGCTTTGTTTCAGCTTAGATGCTTAAGAATC
This genomic interval from Elaeis guineensis isolate ETL-2024a unplaced genomic scaffold, EG11 Super_Scaffold_37222, whole genome shotgun sequence contains the following:
- the LOC105036759 gene encoding uncharacterized protein; translation: MSSRLRKVPVRHPVVVDIGCNCRRPKLSLLFSSNSRSKAKATLTDSFSPTTTTTTSFTAATFTATTDTSACEDTALPANLSSAAVSPEKGGRGTRRKKGRVARESVAVVKESVEPYADFRESMFQMIVDKEIYAWEDLNDLLHRFLALNSPRHHHLILRAFTDLWSGVFAPPSTSLLSNR